CCAAAAACAAAAAGTGATAATGGCCGCTCGTGTGTTCGGGCGGCCATTTGTGTTTGTCGTGAAAGCATTCAGGCGAAGCAAGGATGCTTTTGAAATGTTAGCCCAACAGACCAATGTGCGCTATCCCGAACGCCGTCGCCACCAAACCGCCAATCAAAACTTCCCGCTGAGTGTGCCGGCCCAACACGACACGGGACCATGCGACGAAGGGCGCAAAAATCAGCATCGCCACGCCTGCCCAGAGATTGGCCGAAAGCACCAGAAAACCCAAGTATGTCACTATCAGCGTGTGCTGCGAGATTTTGATTTTCGTGTTGATGGCATAACAAACGGCCATGAGCAGGGCAAAAAACAACGTTTCGCCCACAAAAGGCTGGCGAAAAAAGTAGAGCAATGCCGCCGCTGCCAGCAACAGTATCAACACAGGGCGGTAAATATTGCTGGCGCGCTCGCTTTGTGCCGACACGTCCCAGTTCGAGATTTTGCCTTTTCTTTTTCTGAAAAACAAAAACGCGCCCATGACAGCAAGGCTTCCCCATATCGCTGCCAACGCCGGCCACGCTTTTTCAAAAGGAAGTTGCCGAACCGTCAGCAGCGACAAAACCACCGGCAGCAACAGGAACGGATGACCTACGGTAGAGAGGATGGTGGCGGTGGATTTTGTCATGGAGCGTTTGTGAAGGGAGTTCGATGAAGCGCATATTATTTTTTAAGTGCTGATTTTTCGCCGCTCAAGTAACAATTGCTCAAACTCGTCAATACTCAACACTTCTATGCGGGGAAACTGAATGTCTTTCAGCACCTTAAAATGACCGTCATTGGTCACGATAAAATCGGCATTTCCCGCTACAGCACAGTCCACAAACTTGTCATCGTCAGGGTCGGAATGAATAAGTTGCCAATGATATGACGGTCATATTCTTGGTCGAGCAACGCCTGAAACACCCACCAATATTTGTGTCGGGGCAATACCGAAACCAAGAAGACATTGGTGTCCAGGACGACGCGCATATCATTGATTGGTTTCGTTCAACCACCGGTCGAGGTCGTCGTCTGTGATACCTTTGGCTTCAGCAGCCTGTGCGACGCGGTCGGTGAATCGCTTTGCAAAAAAGCGGGCGAGTATTTCCTTGATTTGCAAAAGTTCCTCCTCTGTCGGGTTGAAGGAATACACCTTCAACAATTCCAACTGCAAGGGGCTGAGTTTTTGGCTGGCCTGCATCTCCATAATTTTATTTTTTTGCAAAAATAAGCGATTTTTGAGCAAGTTAATTCTCAACCTTCATGCGAAGCTGCAATCCAATCGCGGACGTTTTCGCCGATTCGGAGCGGAGTAGAAGTTTGGTGAGATGGTGTGTCCATGCGTTCGCTTTTGGTGCAAAAGTACAGAATTTCAGTATCGAAACAGCGTAATGTCTTTGCCTTGAATCTCATAATTTGCCTCGCAAAACAGGATTTTACAAAAATCTATTCTTGTTTTAAAACTTGTTGAAATGAAACACTATTCGCTCTTCTCTCCCTTCACATTCAAAGGCTTTTTCCTTCTTGTTTTTTGCTGTTTCAAATTTGGATCGAGTGCTCAATGGTTGAAGACAGAAGGGCCGCCCGGGGCCTTACTCTACGAACTCAAACTTTCTAACAGCACCTTGCTGACGAGCGGAGGCAGCGGCGTTTGGCGCTCATCGGATATGGGCGCGACTTGGGAGGACGTACCAGAACTCCACGATGGCAGCTATCCTATGCTGGAAACCCACGGTAAGCACGTTTTGGTAAGATGCACCCATGACTCGCTCGGAAGGCGTTATTTCCAATCGAGCGACGAGGGCTTTACTTGGGCAGAATTGACTGCGCCGCATTGGGACACTATCAGCAATGATTTGCAGATTTTTGACGGCTTTGTTTATGCTCGCAAACATTCAGGCGGTACTATTAGAACGGGCGATTTTGGCGCGACTTGGCAATGGGTTCATACTGACCGTTTCGTTTTTATAGCTGATGGCGACCAAATGTTTCGCAGCAAAGAGAAGGCAATTTTTCGCTCTTCCGATGGTGGCTTTACATGGGACACGCTCCTGACTTTTCCTCAAAATGTCAGTCTTGAATTCAAACAAGGCCATACGTTCATCGTAAAAAATGGCTTCCAGACAAACACAGCCAGCATCTCGGAAGATGGCGGCACAACTTGGCAGACTTTCAGCGCGACAGCTAATGATTTTAACCATATTGATGTCTTGTTGCCCTTTCAAGGCAAACTCTATGCTTTTGGGCAGGTGAGTCAAAGGGCTTGGGTGGCCAATGCCGCAATCGGAAAGTTTGAGGAGCATGTGCTGCCACCAGAGACCTACACCGCTTTCGGGGTACTTTCTACTGGCAACGAGATTTTTCGCGCTACTATTTTTAATGGAGTGCTCCGCAGCATGGACGCGACAAACTGGACGAAATGCGAAGGTTTGAACGACGGCCAAATTACCCAGTTGAAAATTTATGCAGGGCAAATGTATGCGGCCACCCATTCCGGGCTTTACAGACTATTGCCTGACAAACATCATTGGGAACCGCTCGCGCCGCAATATGAAATGCGCCAAGTCAAGGACGTGGTGGTTGAAGGAAACAATATCGCTATCTCTGCATGGGCTGGGCAGGTATGGTATTCGGAAGATGGCGGACAGGCTTTCCAATGGGCGACAAACGCGGACGGCAGTCCTGTATGGGACATCGAGCGAATGGAAAAGATGGGTAATCAAATTATCGGTTGGAGCGACTTTCCCGCTATTAAAGTACCGCGCATTTCTTACGATTTTGGAAAAACTTGGAAAAGTCTCTATCCACAACTCGCGGGCTTGAATGTCATAACATTTTCTGCTTCAAACGGCGTGTTGTATCTCTTGAACCATGATGGCCGATTGTTCCGATGGGATACTGGCAATGAAGCATTTGTTCTATTTTCCAATACACCTGTTCCGTTCTCGTCCAACCCATCCGTTTCCTCTTTAGACTATTGGTCGCTCTACGTTAAAGATAATGTGTGCATCGTCGCCCAACCCCTTGAATATACGCCGGACGAAGGCTACCATTTTTTTGTCTCTACCGATAGCGGGCAAACTTGGACAGAACATCCCAGATTTACTACAACAGGGATTTATAAGGATTATCGTTGGAACGATGTCGAAATGTCAGGTGACACGATTTTTGTTGCGCTGCAAAACAACGGCGTGTATTTCTCTACTGATTTTGGAGAAAACTGGTTGCCATTTTCGGAAGGACTTTGGAGCAAGAGTGCAGAAGTGTTCGCCCTTTTTGAGGGCGAATTATTCATGGGACAAAGTGGCGTTTACCGCCGCAAGACCAATGGTGAATTACCGACCGTGTCAAGTACGGAACCGCCTTTGACAATAAATTTAAGTGTCTCCCCCAATCCTTTCTACGACCATTTCACCATTCGACTTTCAAATCCTGCACTTGCTGCGGAAGTCCGCTTGTTTGATATGTTAGGGAGGCAAATAGAAGTCCCAAAAAACAAATTATCCGATGTGGAGATTCAACTTTTTGGAATGGGTCAGTTGCCCATTGGGATTTATTTTTTGGAAATAAAAGATGGAAAAAG
This genomic interval from Saprospiraceae bacterium contains the following:
- a CDS encoding T9SS type A sorting domain-containing protein; the protein is MQIFDGFVYARKHSGGTIRTGDFGATWQWVHTDRFVFIADGDQMFRSKEKAIFRSSDGGFTWDTLLTFPQNVSLEFKQGHTFIVKNGFQTNTASISEDGGTTWQTFSATANDFNHIDVLLPFQGKLYAFGQVSQRAWVANAAIGKFEEHVLPPETYTAFGVLSTGNEIFRATIFNGVLRSMDATNWTKCEGLNDGQITQLKIYAGQMYAATHSGLYRLLPDKHHWEPLAPQYEMRQVKDVVVEGNNIAISAWAGQVWYSEDGGQAFQWATNADGSPVWDIERMEKMGNQIIGWSDFPAIKVPRISYDFGKTWKSLYPQLAGLNVITFSASNGVLYLLNHDGRLFRWDTGNEAFVLFSNTPVPFSSNPSVSSLDYWSLYVKDNVCIVAQPLEYTPDEGYHFFVSTDSGQTWTEHPRFTTTGIYKDYRWNDVEMSGDTIFVALQNNGVYFSTDFGENWLPFSEGLWSKSAEVFALFEGELFMGQSGVYRRKTNGELPTVSSTEPPLTINLSVSPNPFYDHFTIRLSNPALAAEVRLFDMLGRQIEVPKNKLSDVEIQLFGMGQLPIGIYFLEIKDGKSKRVKRILKM
- a CDS encoding phosphatase PAP2 family protein; this encodes MTKSTATILSTVGHPFLLLPVVLSLLTVRQLPFEKAWPALAAIWGSLAVMGAFLFFRKRKGKISNWDVSAQSERASNIYRPVLILLLAAAALLYFFRQPFVGETLFFALLMAVCYAINTKIKISQHTLIVTYLGFLVLSANLWAGVAMLIFAPFVAWSRVVLGRHTQREVLIGGLVATAFGIAHIGLLG